A single region of the Thermoanaerobacterium aotearoense genome encodes:
- a CDS encoding glycoside hydrolase family 130 protein → MFRLRRLTDKPILSPLKEHEWERKAVFNAAAIYENHKFHLFYRASNNGFVLNTEKPEEENKFVSSIGYAVSSDGINFERFDKPIIVGETEQEEWGVEDPRVTKIDGKYYMLYTGFGGKDWNNFRICIATSYDLKRWEGHRVVLDEPNKDAALLPEKINGKYVMFHRREPDIWIAYSDDLINWTNHKIIMMPIEDTWESKKIGIAGPPIKRDDGWLLIYHGVDKNNVYRLGAALLDLKDPSKVVARQKEPILEPELKWEREGLVPNVVFSCGAVEANGMYYVYYGGADTHIGVAVVEKNKISF, encoded by the coding sequence ATGTTTAGGCTAAGGAGGCTTACAGATAAACCAATATTGTCGCCTTTAAAAGAACACGAATGGGAAAGAAAAGCTGTGTTTAATGCCGCAGCAATATACGAAAATCACAAGTTTCACCTTTTTTACAGGGCTTCTAACAATGGATTTGTTTTAAACACAGAAAAACCAGAAGAGGAAAATAAATTTGTATCATCAATAGGCTATGCGGTAAGCAGTGATGGCATCAATTTTGAGAGATTTGATAAGCCTATTATAGTAGGTGAGACAGAGCAGGAAGAATGGGGTGTTGAAGATCCCAGAGTAACAAAAATTGATGGTAAATATTACATGCTTTATACAGGTTTTGGAGGCAAAGACTGGAATAATTTTAGAATATGCATAGCTACATCATACGATTTAAAAAGATGGGAAGGACATAGGGTGGTCCTTGATGAGCCTAATAAAGATGCAGCACTTCTGCCTGAAAAAATAAATGGGAAGTATGTCATGTTTCACAGAAGAGAACCAGATATTTGGATAGCATATTCAGATGATTTGATAAACTGGACTAATCATAAGATAATAATGATGCCTATTGAAGATACATGGGAATCTAAGAAGATTGGCATAGCTGGGCCTCCTATAAAAAGAGATGATGGATGGCTTCTTATCTACCATGGAGTTGACAAAAATAATGTGTACAGGTTAGGTGCAGCACTTTTAGATTTAAAAGATCCTTCAAAAGTGGTAGCAAGGCAGAAAGAGCCTATTTTGGAGCCTGAGCTTAAATGGGAAAGAGAAGGTCTTGTACCAAATGTAGTTTTTAGCTGTGGTGCAGTTGAAGCAAATGGAATGTACTACGTTTATTACGGTGGTGCAGATACACATATAGGTGTCGCAGTAGTGGAAAAAAATAAAATATCATTTTAA
- a CDS encoding glycoside hydrolase family 130 protein, translated as MIKLKRLSDKPILEPVTEHEWERKAVFNCSAIYDNGLFHLIYRATDLGPHKKYGKYISRLGYAVSKDGINFMRLDKPVLSNDVEQELRGCEDPRIVKIDDTYYMMYTGFGDRTDDDYRICLATSKNLINWERKGVVLDEPNKDAALFPEKINGNYVMFHRRYPDIWIAYSSDLKTWFGHKSIIKPIKGTWESSRVGVAGPPIRTKDGWFLIYHAADDDNVYRLGAALLDINDPSVVLARQKEPILEPELEWEKNGFISNVVFSCGNAVRGDDIFVYYGGADTVIGVAYINMNDIKFD; from the coding sequence TTGATAAAGCTAAAAAGGCTAAGCGACAAACCAATTTTAGAACCAGTGACAGAGCATGAATGGGAGAGAAAAGCTGTATTTAACTGTTCTGCAATATACGACAATGGATTGTTTCACCTTATCTACAGAGCGACAGATTTAGGACCACACAAAAAATACGGCAAATATATATCGAGGTTAGGCTACGCTGTAAGCAAAGACGGAATTAACTTTATGAGGCTTGATAAACCTGTTTTAAGCAATGACGTAGAGCAAGAGCTAAGAGGGTGCGAAGACCCAAGGATAGTTAAGATTGATGACACGTACTACATGATGTATACAGGCTTTGGAGATAGGACAGATGATGACTACAGAATATGCCTTGCAACTTCAAAAAATTTAATAAATTGGGAGAGAAAAGGTGTTGTTTTAGATGAGCCAAACAAAGATGCTGCACTTTTTCCAGAAAAGATAAATGGCAATTATGTAATGTTTCACAGAAGGTATCCGGATATATGGATAGCATACTCCAGCGATTTGAAAACATGGTTTGGCCATAAATCAATAATAAAACCTATCAAAGGCACTTGGGAAAGCTCAAGGGTAGGTGTGGCTGGACCGCCTATAAGGACTAAAGATGGATGGTTTCTTATTTACCATGCTGCAGATGACGATAATGTCTATAGATTAGGTGCAGCACTTCTCGACATAAATGATCCATCGGTAGTTTTAGCAAGGCAAAAGGAACCAATTTTGGAACCTGAGCTTGAATGGGAAAAGAACGGCTTTATATCAAATGTAGTTTTTAGTTGCGGCAACGCAGTAAGAGGCGACGACATATTTGTATATTACGGTGGCGCAGACACTGTAATAGGTGTAGCGTATATAAATATGAATGATATAAAATTTGATTAA
- a CDS encoding PTS sugar transporter subunit IIB: protein MTRKTIIVACGTGIATSTVVAEKITEACKKENLHVNIIQCKVTEIKGYAENADLIVTTTILKDNFGKKSINALSLITGIGEEKVLEEIISELKK from the coding sequence ATGACGAGAAAGACGATAATAGTAGCATGTGGAACTGGAATAGCCACGTCAACTGTTGTTGCAGAAAAAATAACAGAAGCATGTAAAAAAGAGAATCTTCATGTAAACATAATCCAATGCAAAGTCACAGAAATCAAGGGATATGCGGAAAATGCAGATCTAATCGTGACTACGACGATTTTAAAAGACAATTTTGGCAAAAAAAGCATCAATGCTCTTTCCTTGATAACAGGTATAGGCGAAGAAAAAGTGCTTGAAGAGATTATAAGTGAATTGAAAAAGTGA
- a CDS encoding PTS sugar transporter subunit IIA, which yields MKISEFFNKELIVTNFDAVSQDDVFNVLFKKLFENGYVKETYLEAVKKREKVFPTGLLLNKYNVAIPHTDPEHVVKPAIAVATLKNPVVFKNMANPLEDVLVNIVFMIALNESHSQVEMLQQLIQLIQDDSLLEKIIGEDGGDGIIESIKKCTI from the coding sequence ATGAAGATATCGGAGTTTTTCAACAAAGAATTAATTGTTACAAATTTTGATGCAGTATCTCAAGATGATGTATTTAACGTACTTTTTAAAAAACTATTTGAAAACGGATATGTCAAAGAGACATATTTAGAAGCAGTTAAAAAAAGAGAAAAAGTTTTTCCGACAGGTTTGCTATTAAACAAATACAATGTTGCGATACCTCACACTGATCCAGAACATGTAGTAAAACCTGCGATAGCCGTCGCAACACTGAAAAACCCTGTTGTCTTTAAAAACATGGCAAATCCGTTGGAAGATGTTTTAGTCAATATAGTCTTTATGATTGCTTTAAACGAATCTCACAGTCAAGTTGAAATGCTGCAGCAACTAATTCAACTGATACAAGATGATTCACTACTGGAAAAGATCATAGGTGAAGATGGAGGTGATGGAATAATAGAAAGCATAAAAAAGTGTACCATATGA
- a CDS encoding Uma2 family endonuclease → MELPDKKEMYTYEDYLNWPNNQRIELINGQIYLMAPPSRIHQEISGAIYLQFANYLNDKKCNVYYAPFGVKFPEKNEKDIKTVVEPDIVVVCDKSKLDNEGCKGAPDLIVEITSPSTARRDRVEKFNLYEKNGVKEYWIIEPELKIVNVFTLQENNRYGRPEIYTEEDNVKVSIFDDLVIDLKDVFS, encoded by the coding sequence ATGGAATTGCCTGATAAAAAAGAAATGTACACTTATGAAGATTACTTAAATTGGCCAAATAATCAAAGAATTGAGTTAATCAATGGCCAGATTTATTTGATGGCTCCTCCGTCACGAATACACCAAGAAATCTCAGGTGCAATATATCTACAATTTGCCAATTATTTAAACGATAAAAAGTGTAATGTTTATTATGCACCTTTTGGAGTAAAATTTCCTGAAAAAAACGAAAAAGATATTAAAACTGTTGTAGAACCTGATATTGTAGTCGTGTGTGATAAATCGAAGCTTGACAATGAAGGATGCAAAGGTGCTCCCGATTTGATTGTTGAAATAACATCTCCTTCAACTGCAAGAAGGGATAGAGTAGAAAAGTTTAATTTGTATGAAAAAAATGGAGTAAAGGAGTATTGGATAATAGAGCCCGAGCTTAAAATAGTTAATGTATTTACATTACAGGAAAATAATAGATATGGCAGACCTGAAATTTATACTGAAGAAGATAATGTTAAAGTTTCCATATTTGATGATCTCGTTATAGATTTGAAAGATGTTTTTAGTTGA
- a CDS encoding EamA family transporter, with amino-acid sequence MWKLYAVLSALFAALTSILAKIGIKGVDSNLATAIRTSVIIFLSWGIVFTTGVQSGMKALTRENWLFLILSGLATGFSWLFYYKAIALGDVSKVAPIDKSSIVMTLVLSYIILGEHFDLKAIIAGILITAGTFVMIM; translated from the coding sequence ATGTGGAAGCTTTATGCAGTATTGTCTGCTTTATTTGCAGCACTGACATCTATCTTAGCAAAAATCGGCATAAAAGGTGTGGATTCAAACCTTGCAACGGCAATACGCACAAGCGTCATCATATTTTTATCATGGGGCATTGTTTTTACAACAGGTGTGCAAAGCGGCATGAAAGCATTGACACGAGAAAATTGGCTTTTTTTGATTTTATCAGGTCTTGCTACAGGTTTTTCATGGCTTTTTTATTACAAAGCCATTGCGCTGGGAGATGTTTCAAAAGTTGCTCCTATAGATAAGTCCAGTATAGTCATGACACTTGTTTTGTCATACATAATTTTAGGTGAGCATTTTGACTTAAAGGCTATAATTGCAGGGATATTGATAACGGCAGGTACATTTGTCATGATTATGTAG
- a CDS encoding beta-galactosidase trimerization domain-containing protein, whose protein sequence is MGTSYGNYFNKFIIGANYWPRNYGIDMWKRWNKEEIKREFMEAKTLGLDALRINLLWEDFQPQPDIISEDAIKKFDELIEICHDVGIKIAPTFFVGHMSGENFDVKWRDGKSIYSDPFMLRHEIKLVRFFAQRYKDESAILFWDLSNEPDNYVKAESNHDAWLWNYILSNEIKKHDKNHPVTLGIHQASLLSDNKFYPEDMGEGNDFLCMHAYPIYTDTCIDPVNSIRSTYIAPFASKLTKALGGKDVLFEEFGATTLMMSEEIEGKYYKTVLYSLFANEALGAMAWCFGDFTVGNKLPYNTTPFETHFGITAFDGRPKPSGLKIKAFSEFINKIEYDELIPKSCDAAIIVPDKYYNALFVGDDYTPERNFRILLNSFILAKEAGIDVEMVKASDIDFSKYKMLILPSAYRKGHLTHDQWMRIVDYIKSGGTLYASYDGIAVEGFDEVFGIETQYSMVPKDNIASIYIEDRKIKLNYSTLKFNKHLIVKPTTCSVIGYDNEGNPAVVINKFGKGNAVLVTYPVELYLSYMPDVYKDDKTYEIYKLAKELSNINPKIEAGSPFVEAKEFEYKGEKLVVFINHEDIDVKVEANISGRVKDLISNKEIDLENFVIKADEAVAFLM, encoded by the coding sequence ATGGGTACATCTTATGGCAACTATTTTAACAAATTCATTATAGGTGCTAATTACTGGCCAAGAAATTACGGCATTGATATGTGGAAGAGATGGAATAAGGAAGAAATTAAAAGGGAGTTTATGGAGGCTAAAACATTAGGACTTGATGCATTAAGGATAAATCTGTTGTGGGAAGATTTTCAGCCACAGCCTGATATTATATCGGAAGACGCGATTAAGAAATTTGATGAACTTATTGAAATATGCCATGATGTAGGCATAAAAATAGCTCCTACGTTTTTCGTAGGCCATATGAGTGGAGAAAATTTCGATGTAAAATGGAGAGATGGTAAAAGCATATACAGTGATCCTTTTATGCTGAGACATGAAATTAAACTGGTAAGATTTTTTGCACAAAGGTACAAGGACGAAAGCGCCATACTATTCTGGGATCTCTCCAACGAGCCTGACAACTATGTTAAAGCAGAGTCGAATCATGATGCATGGCTTTGGAATTATATACTGTCAAATGAGATAAAAAAGCACGACAAAAATCATCCAGTGACGTTAGGAATACATCAGGCATCTCTTCTTTCAGACAATAAATTTTACCCAGAAGATATGGGTGAAGGCAATGATTTTTTATGTATGCATGCGTATCCAATATATACAGATACATGCATTGACCCTGTGAATTCCATAAGGAGTACTTACATTGCACCATTTGCATCAAAGCTTACAAAAGCTCTGGGAGGCAAAGATGTTCTATTTGAGGAATTTGGAGCCACTACACTTATGATGTCAGAAGAAATCGAAGGTAAATACTATAAAACAGTTTTGTACAGTTTATTTGCAAATGAAGCTTTAGGTGCAATGGCATGGTGCTTTGGAGATTTTACGGTTGGCAACAAATTGCCTTACAACACTACACCCTTTGAAACGCACTTTGGCATAACTGCATTTGATGGCAGGCCAAAGCCATCAGGACTTAAAATAAAGGCTTTTTCAGAATTTATAAATAAAATTGAGTATGATGAATTAATTCCAAAAAGCTGTGATGCAGCTATAATTGTTCCTGATAAGTATTATAATGCATTATTTGTTGGCGATGATTATACACCTGAGAGGAATTTCAGAATACTATTAAATAGCTTTATACTTGCAAAAGAAGCTGGTATAGATGTAGAGATGGTAAAAGCTTCTGATATTGATTTTAGCAAATACAAAATGCTGATACTCCCATCAGCATATAGGAAGGGACATCTAACACACGATCAGTGGATGAGGATAGTTGATTATATAAAAAGCGGTGGTACATTATATGCATCTTATGACGGAATTGCAGTTGAAGGTTTTGACGAAGTTTTTGGCATTGAAACACAGTATTCAATGGTGCCGAAGGATAATATCGCTTCAATTTATATAGAAGACAGAAAGATTAAGTTAAATTATAGCACACTTAAATTTAATAAACACTTAATCGTAAAACCTACTACATGCAGTGTGATTGGATACGACAATGAAGGGAATCCTGCAGTAGTCATAAATAAATTCGGTAAAGGCAATGCAGTCCTTGTGACATACCCTGTTGAGCTATATTTAAGCTACATGCCAGACGTATATAAAGACGACAAAACTTACGAAATTTACAAATTGGCAAAAGAATTATCAAATATAAATCCGAAGATAGAAGCGGGTTCTCCATTTGTAGAAGCCAAAGAATTTGAGTATAAAGGGGAAAAATTAGTCGTGTTTATTAATCATGAAGATATTGATGTCAAAGTCGAAGCGAACATTTCTGGAAGAGTGAAAGATTTAATAAGCAATAAAGAAATTGATTTGGAAAATTTCGTGATAAAAGCCGATGAAGCAGTTGCATTTTTGATGTAG
- a CDS encoding class II fructose-bisphosphate aldolase has protein sequence MLVSSKELFKIARKYNFAIPAPNFVDQNSIKAYIEVAEKLDLPIILAYAEAHEDFLSFDEAVYLGKYYGEKAKIPAVLHFDHGTKKELIVRAIDEGFNSVMIDASMDSFEDNVRKTKEIVKYAHLRGVVVEAEIGHVGNSENYRNNDNSASIYTTVEDAKRFVELTDVDSLAISIGTAHGHYKGEPVIDFNRLREIRNAVDIPLVLHGGSSSGDDNLKRCATEGISKINIYTDLVTAACDKVKNTQFNDYYELLCAQREGMKECLEHYYDVFETNKYRTS, from the coding sequence TTGTTAGTATCATCAAAAGAATTATTTAAAATTGCAAGAAAATATAATTTTGCCATACCGGCTCCGAATTTTGTAGATCAGAACTCTATAAAAGCATATATAGAAGTCGCAGAAAAATTAGATTTGCCAATTATTTTAGCATATGCGGAAGCACATGAAGATTTCTTGTCATTTGATGAAGCAGTTTATTTAGGCAAATATTATGGTGAAAAGGCTAAAATTCCAGCAGTTTTGCATTTTGATCATGGTACAAAAAAAGAATTAATAGTCAGAGCTATAGATGAAGGATTTAACTCAGTTATGATAGATGCTTCTATGGACTCATTTGAAGACAATGTTAGAAAAACAAAAGAGATAGTCAAATACGCTCATTTGAGAGGAGTAGTTGTTGAAGCCGAAATTGGGCATGTTGGCAACAGTGAAAATTACAGAAATAACGACAATAGTGCTAGTATATATACTACCGTTGAAGACGCAAAAAGATTTGTTGAGCTTACAGATGTAGATTCTTTAGCAATTTCTATTGGCACTGCTCACGGACATTATAAAGGGGAACCAGTTATAGATTTTAACAGATTAAGAGAAATTAGGAATGCTGTAGATATTCCTTTGGTACTTCATGGAGGATCATCTTCTGGAGATGACAATCTTAAAAGATGTGCTACCGAAGGAATAAGCAAAATAAATATCTATACTGATTTGGTAACTGCTGCATGCGATAAAGTAAAAAACACTCAATTCAATGATTATTATGAGTTACTTTGTGCTCAAAGAGAAGGTATGAAAGAATGCTTAGAACATTATTATGATGTTTTTGAAACAAACAAATATAGAACAAGCTAA
- a CDS encoding PTS galactitol transporter subunit IIC: MSVIKYLLDLGAVVMLPIIIFVLGLILGEKPGKAFRSALTIGIGFIGINLVIGLLVNNLGPAAQAMVKNMGVKLNVIDVGWPASSAIAFASKVGAFVIPLGLAINIIMLATRLTKTVNVDFWNYWHFAFTGALVAVATGNLTLGLIAAAINAAIVLKLADWTAKMVQDFYGLPGISLPHGFSAAYVPIAIPLNKLIDKIPYINKIEADPDTINKKFGIFGEPVVLGLILGLILGTLAKFDAKTTLNLGMSMAGVMFLMPRMVKILMEGLIPISEAAKSFMQKRFAGKEFYIGLDSAVAVGHPAAISTALILVPITILIAVILPGNNVLPFGDLATIPFMVAMIAPITRGNVFRSVIIGAIVIGVGLLIATNVAPLLTQAATDAAFKFPSGASQISSICDGANPLTWIILKIMDLF, encoded by the coding sequence ATGAGTGTAATAAAATATTTGCTAGACCTTGGAGCTGTTGTAATGCTTCCTATAATAATCTTCGTGTTGGGTTTGATTTTAGGTGAAAAGCCTGGCAAAGCTTTCCGTTCAGCATTAACAATAGGAATAGGATTCATTGGAATAAATCTTGTTATAGGTTTGCTTGTTAATAATCTTGGACCTGCGGCACAAGCAATGGTAAAAAACATGGGTGTAAAATTAAATGTCATTGATGTTGGTTGGCCGGCATCATCAGCAATTGCATTTGCATCGAAAGTAGGAGCTTTTGTAATACCATTAGGACTTGCTATTAATATCATAATGCTTGCTACAAGACTTACTAAGACTGTAAACGTAGATTTTTGGAATTATTGGCACTTTGCTTTTACTGGGGCACTTGTGGCAGTTGCTACAGGAAACTTGACATTAGGTTTGATCGCGGCAGCAATTAATGCAGCTATAGTATTGAAACTTGCAGACTGGACAGCAAAAATGGTTCAGGATTTTTACGGATTACCGGGAATATCGCTGCCGCATGGTTTTTCAGCAGCGTATGTTCCAATAGCTATACCATTGAATAAATTAATTGATAAGATACCGTATATTAATAAAATAGAAGCGGACCCTGATACAATTAACAAAAAGTTTGGCATTTTTGGAGAACCTGTAGTATTGGGTTTAATTTTAGGATTGATATTAGGTACATTAGCAAAATTCGACGCAAAGACAACTTTAAATCTTGGTATGTCTATGGCTGGTGTAATGTTTTTAATGCCGAGGATGGTAAAGATACTTATGGAAGGACTTATACCAATTTCTGAAGCTGCAAAATCATTTATGCAGAAAAGATTTGCGGGCAAGGAATTCTATATAGGGCTTGACTCAGCAGTTGCAGTTGGCCATCCTGCAGCAATATCTACAGCTTTAATTTTAGTACCTATTACGATATTGATTGCAGTGATATTGCCTGGTAACAATGTTTTACCATTTGGCGATTTAGCTACAATACCGTTTATGGTAGCGATGATAGCGCCTATCACAAGAGGAAATGTGTTCAGGTCAGTCATAATAGGAGCAATTGTAATTGGAGTAGGACTTTTAATTGCAACTAATGTTGCACCACTTCTTACACAGGCTGCAACAGACGCTGCATTTAAATTTCCAAGTGGCGCTTCTCAAATATCAAGCATTTGTGACGGTGCTAATCCTTTGACATGGATAATTTTAAAGATTATGGATTTGTTCTAA
- a CDS encoding sigma 54-interacting transcriptional regulator, translated as MVDEIIKIIENEDKKNPLTDEKIASILNINREEVTQYRLLNSIPDSRERRKPYLYEDAKKILREDKDISDRKFTKRLNDLGYDISRFAASQVKKEILNSELIVADNVKDDDGKDDEINRESDFMSFKEIIGHDGSLKTQISQAKAAILYPPHGLHTLLLGPSGVGKSQLAEAMYEFALESGRLKAGSPFIVFNCADYADNPQLLMSQLFGYVKGAFTGAESSKAGLVEKADGGILFLDEVHRLPSEGQEILFFLLDKGKFRRLGETDSERQANIMLIAATTENPESSLLLTFRRRIPMVIELPPISERPHTERFEIIKFFFKKEAFRINKPIKLKPDALRALMLYDCPGNIGQMRSDIQVACARGFLKTLDSRDGEITINLADLPNHVRMGLLKVSKREPYIEEYSDKDIIIYPNKVSKLLPKEDRYILPDEIYQFIEDRFTELKNDGLKTDEIYKIVGSQVESELKKFANDIRTKNFVSKKELKEIVGEKILYAVEEAIDIAKENYKNIKDNLFYALAIHLSAAYERVKSGKSIFNPQLESVRREYLREYVVAKKMVEKINKILDIELTDDEVGFVAMYLRTFSASEGGNKGNVAVIVLTHGHVACGMADVANKLLGVNIAHGIEMALDESPEDALLRTIEVVKKVNEGKGCIILVDMGSLITFGEIITKRTGIPTRTIGRVDTVMVLEAVRRAILPDATIDEIADALDENKSYVGHVEGVKDSNKLPKAIVTICITGEGTALKIKKYIEDKIPEIKNGLKIIPVGLFSERELDAEINRIRSKNNIQAFVGTIDPKISDIPYISVEEIMNGEGLKRLKKLVNMDVVGESRLKEVLDDDLILFDVDVSMKSDAIDKMAYMLEEKGYVDEKFILSVYKRESMGATWMKGGIAIPHGDTKYVTKPAIAIAKLKEPIYWEGDFKTDLIFMLALKEDAKDYMLDLYKVLSNEAILKDLEKAKSKEEIKEIIIRNTIPSN; from the coding sequence ATCGTGGATGAAATTATAAAGATAATAGAAAATGAAGACAAGAAAAATCCTCTGACAGATGAAAAAATTGCTTCTATATTAAATATAAATAGAGAAGAAGTGACACAGTATAGACTTTTAAATAGTATACCTGATTCGCGAGAGCGGAGAAAGCCATATCTTTATGAAGATGCAAAAAAGATTTTAAGAGAGGATAAAGACATTTCAGATAGGAAGTTTACAAAGAGATTAAACGATTTAGGATATGACATATCGAGATTTGCGGCATCACAGGTAAAAAAAGAAATCTTAAATTCAGAACTTATAGTGGCTGATAATGTAAAAGATGATGATGGCAAAGATGATGAAATAAATCGAGAAAGTGATTTTATGTCGTTTAAAGAGATAATAGGACACGATGGAAGCCTAAAGACACAGATAAGCCAAGCAAAAGCTGCAATTCTATATCCACCACATGGCCTTCACACTCTCTTATTAGGACCGTCTGGCGTTGGGAAAAGCCAACTGGCAGAAGCCATGTACGAATTTGCGTTGGAGTCAGGCAGGCTAAAAGCAGGTAGTCCTTTTATCGTCTTTAACTGTGCAGACTATGCGGATAATCCACAGCTTCTTATGTCTCAGCTTTTTGGATATGTAAAAGGTGCCTTTACGGGTGCAGAGTCCTCAAAAGCTGGACTTGTGGAAAAAGCCGACGGTGGGATACTGTTTCTTGACGAAGTCCACAGGCTTCCCAGCGAAGGGCAAGAGATTTTATTTTTTTTACTTGACAAAGGAAAATTTAGGAGGCTTGGAGAGACTGACAGCGAGCGTCAAGCTAACATAATGCTTATAGCGGCTACAACAGAAAATCCGGAGTCATCACTTCTACTTACATTTAGGCGTAGGATACCAATGGTTATTGAACTTCCTCCGATAAGTGAAAGGCCTCATACAGAGAGATTTGAGATTATAAAATTTTTCTTTAAAAAGGAAGCGTTTAGAATAAATAAGCCCATAAAATTAAAGCCGGACGCCCTTAGAGCTCTAATGCTTTATGATTGCCCAGGCAATATAGGCCAAATGAGAAGCGATATACAAGTAGCATGTGCAAGAGGTTTTTTAAAAACTTTAGACAGTAGAGATGGCGAAATAACGATAAACCTTGCTGATTTGCCAAACCATGTAAGGATGGGGCTTTTAAAAGTCAGCAAAAGGGAACCATATATAGAAGAATATTCGGATAAAGACATCATAATATATCCAAACAAGGTAAGCAAATTGCTGCCTAAAGAAGATAGGTACATTTTGCCTGATGAAATATACCAGTTTATAGAGGATAGATTTACTGAGCTAAAAAATGATGGGCTAAAAACTGACGAAATCTACAAGATCGTTGGAAGTCAAGTAGAATCAGAACTTAAAAAATTTGCCAATGATATACGAACAAAAAATTTTGTTTCAAAAAAGGAATTAAAGGAAATTGTAGGAGAGAAAATATTATATGCCGTTGAAGAAGCCATAGACATAGCAAAGGAGAATTACAAAAATATAAAGGACAATCTTTTTTATGCACTTGCTATTCATCTAAGCGCGGCTTATGAAAGGGTAAAAAGCGGAAAATCCATATTTAATCCGCAGCTTGAAAGTGTCAGAAGGGAATATCTAAGAGAATACGTTGTAGCAAAAAAGATGGTTGAAAAAATCAATAAAATATTGGACATAGAGCTTACAGACGATGAGGTTGGTTTTGTAGCCATGTATTTGAGAACATTTTCAGCCAGTGAAGGTGGAAATAAAGGCAATGTGGCTGTTATAGTATTAACACACGGTCATGTAGCCTGCGGTATGGCAGATGTGGCGAACAAGCTTTTAGGGGTAAATATAGCACACGGTATAGAGATGGCACTTGATGAAAGCCCTGAAGATGCACTTTTGCGTACAATTGAAGTTGTGAAAAAGGTGAATGAAGGGAAAGGCTGTATAATACTTGTTGACATGGGTTCACTCATCACTTTTGGTGAGATAATAACAAAAAGGACAGGTATACCAACAAGGACGATTGGAAGGGTAGACACTGTTATGGTCTTGGAAGCCGTAAGGCGGGCTATTTTGCCAGATGCCACAATCGACGAAATAGCTGATGCACTTGATGAAAATAAATCTTACGTAGGGCATGTGGAAGGTGTGAAAGATTCAAACAAACTTCCAAAAGCCATAGTAACCATCTGCATAACTGGTGAAGGTACTGCACTTAAGATAAAGAAATATATTGAAGATAAGATACCAGAGATAAAAAATGGATTAAAAATAATACCTGTAGGGCTTTTCAGCGAAAGAGAATTAGACGCAGAAATAAATAGAATAAGAAGCAAAAACAATATTCAAGCTTTTGTTGGAACCATCGATCCTAAAATAAGTGATATCCCATATATCTCTGTCGAGGAAATAATGAATGGAGAGGGGCTAAAAAGGTTAAAGAAATTAGTAAACATGGATGTTGTGGGAGAAAGCCGCCTAAAAGAAGTATTAGACGATGACCTAATACTATTTGATGTGGATGTATCCATGAAAAGCGATGCTATAGACAAAATGGCGTATATGCTTGAAGAGAAAGGCTATGTTGATGAAAAGTTTATTTTAAGCGTGTACAAGAGAGAATCGATGGGTGCTACGTGGATGAAAGGAGGTATTGCAATACCACATGGAGACACAAAATATGTCACAAAACCTGCCATAGCCATAGCAAAGTTGAAAGAACCTATTTATTGGGAAGGAGATTTTAAGACAGACTTAATTTTTATGCTGGCTTTGAAAGAAGACGCTAAAGATTACATGCTTGATTTGTATAAAGTTCTGTCGAATGAAGCAATATTGAAAGACTTAGAAAAAGCCAAAAGCAAAGAAGAGATAAAAGAAATAATTATAAGAAATACAATACCGTCCAATTAA